The following DNA comes from Alnus glutinosa chromosome 6, dhAlnGlut1.1, whole genome shotgun sequence.
attaattaaatggtcaTTTTCACTTGCCTGAATCTAGCCCCACGCGTAAACATACGTGCAGGAGTGAAggtctctctcttctctcactTCACAAGGATTTAAAGCAAGACATCCAGCGACACCTGCTGCACCACTGCCCCCGACCAAAACtcagcagaaaaaaaaaaaaacaaaaaaacaaaaaaacgaacaacaaaacaaagaaacaataatGATACGAAGTTTgattctttcctttctcttctgGCAGCTGATCCTCCTCCTCTTTGCCAAACCATCTCTGACCGACGCCGCCGGTGGCCGGTGGGAACTCTTGCAGAAAAGCATAGGCGTCTCAGCCATGCACATGCAACTACTCAAAAACGACCGCGTCGTCATATTCGACCGCACCGACTTCGGCAAGTCCAACCTGTCGCTGCCCAACGGCCAATGCCGCAACGACCCAAACGAGTTAGCGCTGAAGATGGACTGCACTGCGCACTCGGCGGAATACGACGTCGCAACCAACACCTTCCGAGCGCTCTTCGTCCAAACAGATGTTTGGTGCTCCTCCGGGGCTGTGATGCCCGATGGCCGTCTGATCCAGACTGGCGGCTTCAACGACGGTGAACGAAGGGTCAGGATATTCACTCCCTGCGCTAGCTGTGACTGGAAAGAGATAGAAAACGGACTAGTGGCTCGCCGATGGTACGCCACCAATCATATTCTACCAGATGGACAGCAGATTGTGATCGGCGGTAGAAGACAGTTTAACTATGAGTTTTATCCCAAGAATGGTGGACCTGCTAACACGTATAGTTTGCCATTTCTGGTGCAAACCAATGACGCGGGCATAGAGAACAATCTGTACCCATTTGTTTTCCTCAACGTTGATGGGAAATTATTCGTTTTTGCCAATAACCGAGCTGTTTTGCTCGACTATGCCAACAACAAGATCGTGAAGACGTACCCGGAGATACCCGGCGGCGATCCGAGGTGTTATCCTAGCACTGGGTCGGCGGTGTTGCTGCCGATTAAGAACCTGCAAGCACAGTTTGTTGAAGCGGAGGTTTTGGTATGTGGTGGAGCTCCCAAAGGGTCTTACAAACAGGCCACGAAGGGTAACTTTGTCGGAGCTTTGAATACCTGCGCTCGGATGAAGATCACCGATCCGAATCCCCAGTGGGCCCTGGAGACAATGCCCCAAGCGAGAGTCATGGGCGACATGACGTTGCTTCCAAATGGCAACGTATTGATCATCAACGGCGGGTCGGCGGGAACAGCTGGATGGGAATACGGGCGAGA
Coding sequences within:
- the LOC133871885 gene encoding aldehyde oxidase GLOX1; protein product: MIRSLILSFLFWQLILLLFAKPSLTDAAGGRWELLQKSIGVSAMHMQLLKNDRVVIFDRTDFGKSNLSLPNGQCRNDPNELALKMDCTAHSAEYDVATNTFRALFVQTDVWCSSGAVMPDGRLIQTGGFNDGERRVRIFTPCASCDWKEIENGLVARRWYATNHILPDGQQIVIGGRRQFNYEFYPKNGGPANTYSLPFLVQTNDAGIENNLYPFVFLNVDGKLFVFANNRAVLLDYANNKIVKTYPEIPGGDPRCYPSTGSAVLLPIKNLQAQFVEAEVLVCGGAPKGSYKQATKGNFVGALNTCARMKITDPNPQWALETMPQARVMGDMTLLPNGNVLIINGGSAGTAGWEYGRDPVLNPVIYRPDNELGSRFELQNPTTIPRMYHSTAILLRDGRVLVGGSNPHMGYTFTNVLFPTELSLEAFYPPYLDSQFSNLRPKIVSPASQAELSYGQKLAVRFSVTGTLAQKLVSVTMVAPSFTTHSFSMSHRLLVLDAEKVTNLEKSTYEVRVTTPGSGNLAPSGYYLLYVVHQEIPSEGIWVQIQ